From the genome of Nicotiana sylvestris chromosome 2, ASM39365v2, whole genome shotgun sequence, one region includes:
- the LOC104236231 gene encoding probable NAD(P)H dehydrogenase (quinone) FQR1-like 2 yields MGKGGGCVPSKKKISKSTSQNPPPPIPAVEPDSATNDAVSATESARDSVPEKTQTQNLKIFIIFYSMYGHVESLARKMKKGVEAVDGVEAVLYRAPETLTEEVLVQMRAPVKDDSIPEIPSPDELAGADGFLFGFPTRYGSMAAQMKAFFDSTGQLWREQKLAGKPAGFFVSTGTQGGGQETTAWTAITQLAHHGMLFVPIGYTFGAGMFKMDSIRGGTPYGAGVFAGDGTREASETELALAEHQGKYMAAVVKKLQVHII; encoded by the exons ATGGGTAAAGGAGGTGGTTGTGTACCCAGCAAGAAAAAGATTTCCAAATCCACCTCCCAAAATCCACCACCCCCCATCCCCGCCGTCGAGCCCGATTCTGCcacaaacgacgccgtttcagcaACCGAATCCGCCAGAGACTCAGTTCCCGAAAAGACCCAGACCCAGAACCTGAAAATCTTCATCATATTTTATTCCATGTACGGACACGTGGAGAGCTTAGCAAGGAAAATGAAGAAAGGAGTAGAAGCAGTGGATGGTGTGGAAGCAGTTCTTTATCGGGCTCCCGAAACCCTAACAGAAGAGGTTCTCGTTCAAATGCGGGCCCCAGTGAAGGATGATTCAATTCCGGAAATACCCTCGCCAGATGAGCTTGCTGGTGCTGATGGGTTCTTGTTTGGGTTTCCGACTAGGTATGGGTCCATGGCGGCTCAAATGAAGGCGTTTTTTGATTCTACTGGACAGTTGTGGAGGGAGCAGAAGCTTGCGGGGAAGCCTGCTGGGTTTTTTGTTAGTACTGGGACTCAAGGAGGTGGACAAGAAACCACTGC TTGGACAGCTATCACCCAACTAGCCCACCATGGTATGCTGTTTGTTCCAATTGGATACACTTTTGGAGCTGGTATGTTCAAAATGGACTCCATCCGAGGGGGTACTCCGTATGGTGCTGGGGTCTTTGCTGGTGATGGCACAAGAGAAGCTAGTGAAACGGAGTTGGCGCTTGCTGAACACCAGGGCAAATATATGGCTGCAGTAGTCAAAAAGCTTCAGG TTCACATCATCTGA